The following are encoded in a window of Paramormyrops kingsleyae isolate MSU_618 chromosome 12, PKINGS_0.4, whole genome shotgun sequence genomic DNA:
- the plaa gene encoding phospholipase A-2-activating protein produces MYFRRAVVAVSVPCYAVLANNSSCSSCYFAVGLHTMASSGTYKLSSSVPGHEIDVRGLATAVFPAGAFVSVSRDRTGKVWVPNSSPDRGFTEMHCMRGHNNFVSCVCIIAPNDSYPRGLIATGGNDHIICVFSLDRPDPLFTLKGHKNTVCSLSAGKFGTLLSGSWDTTAKVWLNDKCMMTLQGHTAAVWTVVILPEQGLMLTGSADKTIKLWKAGRCEKTFVGHEDCVRGLAVVNDVEFFSCSNDASIRRWMVSGECLQVYYGHTNYIYSLAVFPNGQDFVSTGEDRTVRIWRRGECTQTIRLPAQSIWCCCVLPNGDIVVGASDGTIRVFTESDDRVADATDLQAFEDELSKSIIDPKTGDLGDIKAEDLPGREHLNEPGNRDGQTRLIKDEGKVEAYQWSMSEGRWVKIGDVVGGSSQQSSGNRVMYEGKEYDFVFTIDVNEGGPSMKLPYNVTDDPWLTAHNFLQKNDLSPMFLDQVANFIIENTKGHTLGSAQPSTIDPFTGSNRYIPGSSDDRTGFGMDPFTGSGRYIPGSGTDPVAPAAPVAPAGAADPFTGGSAYSSTTQQQSTLNIYFPKTDAVTFDQGNTTQILAKLKELNSGTSEEQRLSEHSVTQLEALLLTVCDQQSKLQPTAEQVDILWNTTHWPEDIVFPVLDILRLAVRHPVVNEHLCRETDGTQFCNHILSLMVPQGRPANQMLALRTLCNCFSGSIGRNLLMAQREAILSRACDLRTVRNKNIHVALATLVLNYAGSLHQIQDLEGKAQCLSVASAALEVVQDKEAIFRLLVALGTTVSNDTTAGDLARSLGVQSQIAQYTSTSDPAKVAECCKFVLHKLQ; encoded by the exons ATGTACTTCCGGCGCGCTGTTGTTGCTGTGTCAGTTCCTTGTTACGCTGTTCTCGCTAATAATAGTAGCTGCAGCTCCTGTTACTTTGCTGTTGGATTGCACACAATGGCTTCATCTGGTACATACAAGCTAAGTTCTTCTGTTCCTGGCCACGAAATTGATGTAAGAGGACTTGCAACTGCTGTTTTCCCCGCCGGAGCCTTTGTGTCTGTATCCAGAGACAGAACCGGCAAAGTCTGGGTGCCCAATTCAAG TCCAGACAGGGGGTTTACAGAAATGCACTGCATGAGGGGTCATAACAATTTCGTGTCCTGCGTGTGCATCATCGCTCCCAACGACAGCTACCCACGAGGCCTCATCGCCACGGGCGGAAACGATCACATCATTTGTGTCTTTTCCCTGGACAGACCTGATCCACTCTTTACACTCAAGGGCCACAAAAACACAG TGTGCAGTCTCTCTGCGGGGAAGTTCGGGACACTCCTCAGCGGCTCCTGGGACACAACAGCCAAAGTATGGCTAAACGACAAATGCATGATGACCTTACAG GGCCACACGGCTGCAGTGTGGACCGTGGTTATATTGCCCGAACAAGGTCTTATGCTAACAGGATCTGCTGACAAGACGATCAAACTGTGGAAGGCTGGCCGTTGTGAAAAGACATTTGTTG GACACGAGGACTGTGTCCGCGGTCTTGCGGTTGTCAACGACGTTGAGTTCTTCTCATGTAGCAACGACGCCAGCATCAGGAGGTGGATGGTCTCGGGCGAGTGCCTGCAGGTCTACTACGGCCATACCAACTACATCTACAGCCTGGCGGTGTTCCCCAACGGACAAG ATTTTGTGAGCACAGGAGAGGATCGAACTGTGCGGATATGGAGGCGTGGAGAATGCACCCAGACCATCCGTCTTCCCGCTCAGTCCATTTGGTGCTGTTGTGTTCTTCCCAATGGTGACATAGTAGTGGGAGCAAG TGACGGGACCATCCGCGTGTTCACCGAGTCAGACGACCGTGTGGCCGACGCCACCGACCTTCAGGCCTTCGAGGATGAGCTGTCCAAGTCCATCATCGATCCCAAGACTGGGGACCTTGGAGACATCAAGGCAGAGGATCTTCCCGGAAGAGAACACCTGAATGAGCCAG GAAACCGGGATGGTCAAACGCGGCTCATTAAGGATGAGGGCAAGGTGGAGGCGTACCAGTGGAGCATGAGCGAGGGACGCTGGGTGAAGATTGGGGACGTGGTGGGGGGCTCGTCCCAGCAGAGCTCCGGCAACAGGGTCATGTACGAGGGGAAG GAATACGACTTCGTCTTCACCATCGACGTGAACGAGGGTGGTCCCTCCATGAAGCTGCCCTACAACGTGACGGACGACCCCTGGCTGACCGCGCACAACTTCCTGCAGAAGAATGACTTGAGTCCCATGTTTTTGGACCAGGTGGCCAACTTCATCATCGAGAACACAAAAGGGCACACCCTGGGCTCGGCCCAGCCCAGTACCATCGATCCATTCACCG GTTCAAATCGATATATTCCGGGGTCATCTGATGACAGGACAGGGTTTGGGATGGATCCCTTTACCG GTTCTGGCCGGTATATTCCCGGCTCAGGCACTGACCCAGTGGCCCCAGCGGCCCCAGTGGCCCCAGCAGGTGCAGCAGACCCGTTTACAG GTGGCAGTGCCTACTCGTCCACCACCCAGCAGCAATCCACCCTCAACATCTACTTCCCCAAAACGGATGCTGTCACGTTTGATCAAGGCAACACTACACAGATATTAG CCAAGCTGAAGGAGCTAAACTCCGGGACGTCCGAGGAGCAGCGGCTGTCAGAGCATTCCGTCACTCAGCTGGAGGCGCTGCTTCTGACTGTCTGTGACCAGCAATCCAAGCTGCAGCCCACAGCAGAGCAGGTGGACATCCTGTGGAACACCACACACTGGCCTGAAG ATATAGTCTTTCCTGTGTTGGACATACTGCGTTTAGCAGTACGCCACCCAGTGGTTAATGAGCACTTGTGCAGGGAGACGGACGGCACCCAGTTCTGCAATCACATCCTCAGCCTGATGGTGCCGCAGGGCCGGCCAGCCAACCAGATGCTCGCCCTCAGGACATTGTGTAACTGCTTCTCCGGCTCAATCGGCCGCAATCTCCTGATGGCTCAGCGCGAGGCGATCCTTTCCCGGGCCTGTGACCTGAGGACCGTCCGCAACAAGAACATCCACGTGGCCTTGGCCACACTGGTGCTCAACTACGCTGGCAGCCTCCACCAGATCCAAGACCTGGAGGGAAAGGCGCAGTGCCTGTCTGTAGCTAGCGCCGCCCTTGAGGTGGTGCAGGACAAGGAGGCCATCTTCCGACTACTAGTGGCACTGGGGACCACTGTCTCGAATGACACCACAGCTGGGGATCTGGCCCGTTCACTGGGGGTGCAGTCCCAGATCGCCCAGTACACATCCACCTCAGACCCGGCCAAGGTGGCCGAGTGCTGTAAATTCGTTTTACACAAACTCCAGTGA